The genomic region AACAACCCAAATCGAAGCCTCAACTTGGATTAATACGCACCCACCTTCGCGGGCACTTCTTTGAGTTCTTAACGTCTTCAAGTGTCTTTTCAAAGAGACGTATCGATTTGGGAACACGGCTTTTAATTGAGTCAATGATTTTACCGAAAAAAGGATACGTGTTGGATTTGGGTTGTGGCTATGGCCCGGTTGGGATAACAGCTGCCATGTTCAATCCCGATTTACATGTGATCATGACTGATGTGAATGAACGGGCAATATGGTTGGCCAAAGAAAACGCAAAACGTAATAGAGTAGGTAATGTTGAGATTCGCCGCGGATTTCTCTACGAACCAGTAGAAAATGTGAAGTTTCGCGTCGTTCTGTGCAATCCTCCAGTAAGCGC from Candidatus Bathyarchaeota archaeon harbors:
- a CDS encoding class I SAM-dependent methyltransferase; the encoded protein is MKRERSEDEHYYTKQPKSKPQLGLIRTHLRGHFFEFLTSSSVFSKRRIDLGTRLLIESMILPKKGYVLDLGCGYGPVGITAAMFNPDLHVIMTDVNERAIWLAKENAKRNRVGNVEIRRGFLYEPVENVKFRVVLCNPPVSAGMQIVSPIITDAPKHLREDAAFQMVVRSKIGGKRLLNELRKTFGNVEVLARKSGYRVLLSKKP